The following are encoded in a window of Manihot esculenta cultivar AM560-2 chromosome 8, M.esculenta_v8, whole genome shotgun sequence genomic DNA:
- the LOC110621462 gene encoding uncharacterized protein LOC110621462, protein MSSVCISNCVNDARDPRVPVRATYVNLYKWPESDAEFIKSVHRVAQGFQGQPRVVDSISCRQMYLRSYTFSRKESVPEKTKKCIGRVKEKVANHGKKKKDQKGRKRKCLVFRKVKEFSCSALFRIFHRLLSCGASVDVVDQKDSH, encoded by the coding sequence atgagctCAGTTTGCATATCAAACTGTGTCAACGATGCACGAGATCCGCGCGTGCCAGTCCGTGCCACCTACGTGAACCTCTACAAATGGCCGGAATCAGACGCAGAGTTCATAAAGTCCGTCCACCGTGTAGCTCAAGGTTTCCAAGGTCAACCTAGGGTGGTGGACAGCATCTCTTGCAGGCAGATGTATCTTAGGAGCTACACATTTTCAAGGAAAGAGAGTGTGCCGGAGAAGACGAAAAAGTGCATTGGGAGAGTGAAAGAGAAGGTGGCTAATCATGGTAAGAAGAAAAAGGATCAAAAGGGTAGGAAAAGGAAGTGTTTGGTGTTCAGGAAAGTGAAAGAATTTTCTTGCAGTGCTTTGTTTAGGATCTTTCACAGGTTGTTGTCTTGTGGTGCTAGCGTAGATGTGGTTGATCAAAAGGATTCACATTAG